TATCCCCATAAAAAAAGATCAGTTTTATAGAAAAGTTTACGATGCTTTATTTGAAGAACATGATCTTTCGAAAGATGGATATAAAAGAAAGAAACATAGTAGGCTATCCAGTGACCAGCTTCATAAAATATTAAGAAACCTTGGTTTTCTCTGTCTGGTGAATAATAAAGTAGAATATACTAAGGACAAGTTATTAGATTTATTAAGCCAATCTTTAGACAGTCCTTACCTTAATAATATATATCCTTCAGATGTTTTAAAAGATATTATAAATTGTGTTCCTTTATTTATTCAAGAGGGTTTAGAATATAAATGGGCTCACAAGTCCTTTATGGAGTATTTTGCTGCAAACTACTTATATATCGATATATCATGCAAGGAGAAAGTATTATTAAAAATCTATGAAAGTGAAAAGTTCCCAATATACATAAATTTTTTAGATTTATATTACGATATAGATCAGGAAACGTTTGAAAAAGTTTTAATATATCCACTTTTAAAAGATTTTGTACATTACATGGAGCAGGGAGCTAATGACAAGAAAGAACTTATTATACTAAAACAACTACTTTTTAATAGGGGTTACTATTACTCATCTAGAAAAATAAATTTTGAAAAAAGTTTTATAGAATTAAATATTTTAATAGAAAAAGACTTTAGAAAAAAATACAGTGAGAGAGCCAAAGAGTTCAAAAAATTACGTATAACGAAAAATCATACAGGGAAAGTATCTGCAATTTTTACTAGAAATTTTAAGTATGAAATAATCCTTGATTTATTATTTGAAAAAAGAGCACCAATTATTGATTTTTATAATAAAAAAAATAAAGAAAACGTTTTCAGTTTAAATAAAGGTAGAATACTAACATATATCGACCTCTCGCCCTCAACTAATTACAAGAATAGTTTGAGATTTGTTGAGAAAGTTCATTATAGAAGAAAAACTCCTTTATACTATTTAAATTACAAAAAATGTAGAGAGTATATACAGATGCTTGAATCACATATTAAGAAATCAAATGAAGATATTTACAATCAAATTTAAGGTTATTTTTAGCATTTTTTAAAAATAGTAAGTACCTGTAGATAGAAAACATACGCATAGTAGTCTAATTACTTCTGATAACAACGCATCACGTGTGTCTTGAAAGTCATAGTTTGCTAGTCAGTGAAAGTCTGACCGTGGTAATTGCCAGAAAGCCATGTAGCAGGCTCCCAGTGCATGGGGTGACCCAATGTGCTGAAGCGGAGTAACCTCCTGAGAAAGGAGAGCAAAATAACAGTCCGTAACATAAAGTGAATTCTGCAGCGTCGTCATGTTAACCCGAAAGGG
This is a stretch of genomic DNA from Desulfuribacillus alkaliarsenatis. It encodes these proteins:
- a CDS encoding NACHT domain-containing protein, producing MQDELLTKAMVTATVELVKQPITGIMDTWVKPKLKAYKDRKKIDEKLEDFAFNVFSEYLIRAYDQHKYINMLALGNQQIYLTDVYQPLTISLASKNSKIEKKHTISKYDRTLSDKYKKIIIEDTAGMGKSTLMKRIFLSAIEENMGIPIFIELRKLSPERTITDEILNTVNYSIGDYSTDFIDELIKRGDFIFFFDGFDEIPFDIKDEIIQYLKSFISRARNNIFYLTSRNDDSLNSFGDFQKFEIEKLEKNEAYELLKRYDKLTQIDLSRSLINQLNISLEENKFSDLESFLGIPLLVSLLYVTYKHKRDIPIKKDQFYRKVYDALFEEHDLSKDGYKRKKHSRLSSDQLHKILRNLGFLCLVNNKVEYTKDKLLDLLSQSLDSPYLNNIYPSDVLKDIINCVPLFIQEGLEYKWAHKSFMEYFAANYLYIDISCKEKVLLKIYESEKFPIYINFLDLYYDIDQETFEKVLIYPLLKDFVHYMEQGANDKKELIILKQLLFNRGYYYSSRKINFEKSFIELNILIEKDFRKKYSERAKEFKKLRITKNHTGKVSAIFTRNFKYEIILDLLFEKRAPIIDFYNKKNKENVFSLNKGRILTYIDLSPSTNYKNSLRFVEKVHYRRKTPLYYLNYKKCREYIQMLESHIKKSNEDIYNQI